The genomic window TTTTAGTGCAATATCTGCCCATAAAACCGGTTTTTTTCCTAAACTTACAACCACATCGCAAAGCATTTTAATATAATCGCCATATAAACGGCCAATGCCAACTGCTTTTATCTTCTTTTTAGATTCTTCACCATGGCCTAAAAGATAGGTTTCATCGCCACCAATGTGGATATAAGGTGAATTGTGGGTTGATATTAAATCTTTATACAGTGTGGTAAAAAGTTTTTTTGCGGCCTCTTCCCTGATTGGATTAACTTGCGAATAATCCTTTTGATCCTCCCGAAGATCTTTAAACTTTGCATTTCTTAAAATATATTCTACATGCCCAAAACTTTGTTGAAGCGGAACAACATCAAGTTTAATCCCATTACAATAGGCAATAAAAGACTTCACTTCTGCTCTTGAGTAAGCATACCGGTTCGGAATCAAAGGTTCATCTTTAAAAGGATAGGTACCTTCCCACTCCATAATCAACGTATTTATTCCACCTTCGCTAAGCTGTAGGGCCAGTTTTTTAAGTGCTGGCATTGGAATAGCTTGAATGCGGAGATCCAGATGGAAGCCTCTTACCGGGAAAAGGTTTGGATTTCCAGGTCTTCCGGATTGAACTGCATCAGACTTAAAAATAGCCGTACACAAAAGTAAAATCAGCAAAATTTTTATTTTCATATGCTATATTTTAACCCAATACACCGCCAGGGCAATTGGGATCTTATGGTTTAATTAATGACAATATCCAGGCTTAATTCATTTGCGAAATATCCCCCGTTATGATCTCTTGCCTCGAAAACAATCTTATCGGCATTGCCCGTACCACCGTAAAGGTATTTTACAGCACCCTTTGCAATATCTGCCTGAGAAAATGAAGCATTGGCAGACAGCGGAACGCCATATTTAACCAAGTATCCTGCTGTTGGAACCTGTTTAACGGTATAAGTGATATTCTTATCATCTGTACCTGTCATTTGTAAATTAGTGGCGGTTAAAGGTACAATTGGTTTACTGGCAGATACATTAAGCGGGCTCACCTGCCCAAGTTTCAATAAGGTTATTGGCGGAGAGGTAACAGCTATATAAGCGGCAAAACTACCTGAAGAAAATTCCCTTGGCCTAAGCTTGATAAAATTATCGACATTATGCCTTAGAAAGACATTGATAAAGCTTCCGTTATTTGCATAAAGCTGGCTAACAGCCGAGGTAACATCAAAAGAAACCCAACCCACAGTAGCCCCCGGAACCGGAATGGTTGACATGGCCACCGAATTATATGTTGGTGCATTGTTCCAGGTAATAGTGCTTTCTGTCCAATCCTTATTCTCGCCCAGGTGTGCAGAAAAAGAGTAAATGGTTTGAAGCAGTAAGGCCGGTATTGTAAACATATACAAACATTTTGGCCGCTCCGATTTTATCCCCAAAGCCTGGTTTTGTTAAGGGGAACTGCATTACCCCTATCCTACCCACGGTAGCATCGGCCGAGCTTACAGCTTTTAAATCCATTGTTGCAGCATCATTGAAATTGGCATTATTATTACCGTTTCCGCCACGTATATAAACATCCTTGGTTACGTTTATTTTTTCGGTTACCACATTTCCGCCGGGAATTGCATCATCAGCCTTTTCATCAAGCAAACGGTAAAAAGTAAATTGTGCGGTTACCTGCGCCACGCCATTGCTAAATTCCAGATCCTGGCTTCTTACCACAGCTGCGGTAGAACTCAAAGATGAGTTTTGGTTGATGGTTAAAATGTATTGATCTGAACTACTGGATGATCTACTGTAATAAATAAAATTACCATTAATGGTTTCCAATTTTCTCGATTCGCCCAGACCAATATCAGTCGACTTCAATTTTCCTTTTATGATAAGATCTTCAAGCAGGTTTTTGAGTATGATTGGGGGAACCTGATCTACAGATGTATAACCAATAGTGGCCAGTAATTGTTTCATGGCCGGGTTGGTTAAAAATACGCTTGTATAACTATCACCTGTACCAAATAGATCCAGTAAACCCGCTCTTTTTACGGCAGCTGAAAAAAGATCCAGTTCGGTAAGATCTGTACTATGATCTGTAAGCAAAAACTGTTTTATGGTCTGCGCTTTGAGATTGGCTCCGGCGGCCGCTCCATTGCTATCTTCATTTTTCAATAGTTCGAATTTGCTGCAGCCTGCTGCAACCATCAAGCCTGTACAGAAAAACAGTGTTTTTAAGTAAAGTTTTAAATTTTTCATCTGGAGCCGTTTTTATTGATAATATGAATTTTGATCTAAAAGTGGGTTTAACCTAATTTCGGTGAGATTAATGGGCCACAGGAAATTTTCAGGATTTGAGATGCCGTTTATCGGTCCAAGAACTTTCAGGGCCTTACCCGTACGCACCAGATCATACCATCTTTTGCCCTCGTAACAAAGCTCCCTTGCGCGTTCGTCCAAAATAAGGTCTTCAATCTGATCAGTTGTCAAACCTGCATATGACGCTGGTGTATAGGCTACGGCTCCAGCCCTTGTTCTTATCTGGTTAACCAAAGTCATTGCGCCGGCAACATCGCCTGTTTTGTTCAGCGCTTCTGCCCGTAACAGCATAATATCTGCCAGGCGGTAAACAATAATATTCTTATCATCCTGCGTACCGCGAACAAACCCCGATTTTTCAAAGAACTTAACAATGCCCGAATTGGTATCAAAGTTCACTTTTGATCTTAAATCTGTTGAAGTAAACTTACTGGAAAGATAACCGCTTGCTTTGAAAAATGGCTGAAACCCTAAATCACCATAAACCGTAATCAGGAATGAACGTGTTGCCCGTTCCGAAAAGTTATAATCAATTTCAAAAATCGACTCTGTTGAAAACCCTTTGGTAAACATCTGGGCATAGGCTGTATTATCTATCAGCGCAGGGTTAACATTATAATCTACGGTTGAGGAAGCGCTATATAATGCCGTTAAAGCATAAGTAGAATTAGATAAAATTTTCTGAGAAGCCGTTAATGCGCTTTGGTATTGATGCCTCCACATGTAAAAATCGGTATATATCGCATTTACTGCCCCCAGGGTAAACTGCGCCCTTGTTGCTGAAGCTGTAGAATAAGAAGCGGGTATTGCCGCAAGTGAGGCAGAATCCAAATCTGCCTGAATGCGGGCGTAAACTGCAGTGGTATCTGAGCGGGCAATGCTTACATTCTGGTTGGCGTCTGTTAAAGGTTCGGTCACCAAAGGCAGTTTACCCCAGATACGCGTCATATAGAAGTAGCAAAAAGCCCGAATGGCAAATGCCTGTCCCCTAACGCTGCTATAGTCGGCAGCTTTGCCTAAATACAAACCTTTATTTTTCATCTCCGAAGTATTCTTTAAAATCAGATTACTTTGATTAACAACCTGGTAAATACCGTTCCAGCTAGTAATAGGCAAACTCGAATTAAGGTTATTGGTGAGCAGGTTTAAGGTTTGGGAGCTCAGGGCCAATGGGTTTAGCGCTACATTATCGGCCCGCCCCTCGCCATACAAAACAGATTCTGGCGCCATTGCACCCTGCAACAGATTATAAGCGCCAAAAAGTGCCGCCGTTGCCTGCGATGTTTCAGTCCAATAGTTGGAACTGGAATATGATGTTGTAGGATCTATCTCCAATGCCTTTTTACAGCTTCCCAAAAGAAGCAGTCCGATAAGCATGAAGCTGTACATTTTATAATCTTTCATTTTCGTAATATTTAAAGACTAAAGTTTAACGACAAATTATATGTTCTGGTTCTAGGGAATGCGCCTCTATCTACCCCCACTGCCAGTGCATTTGTGGATGAGCTTACTTCTGGGTCATATCCGGTATACGAACCGAAGGTTAACAGGTTAACCACTGAAAAGCCAATATTGGCATTGCTGATTTTTAGTTTATTTAATAGTTTAGAAGCTATTCTATAATTTAGTGCAACATTCTGTAGTCTGATAAAAGAACCATCTTCGACAAACCTATTGGAGATGGCATAATTCAGCATAGGGTCGGTTTTCACCAATCTTGGCACATCTGTTACATCGCCCTGTTTCCTCCATCTTCTGAGCTGATCGGTTGTGAGGTTCTGATCATACGGCGAAGCATCCAGGTTTCTTTTTACCTCGTTAAACACATCATTGCCAAAACTGTAGGTAATGAGCGTTGAAAGTGTGAAGTTCTTATAGGTAAACTCATTCTGAAAACCGCCTGTAAAATCGGGATTTGGATTACCGATAACCTGTAGATCAGCATCATTAATAATTCCATCACCATTTACATCTTCCCAGATCACATCTCCACCTTTATATACTGCGCCATTGGCCGAACCCTGGCGGTAAGGCGTTACAGCTCCGGTGGTAGGGTTTTTCTGGTAAACATTATCCGCATCGTAAGCATAAACACCAAGTGCTTTCAGGCCATAAAATACACCAGCCGTTTCACCAACCCTTGCCATATTGTATATATTAGGCCGGTAGTCCTGATTTCCCGGAAGGGAAAGAACCTTATTTCTGTTCAGTGAAAAGGTCAATGTAGAATTCCACTTAAGCGCACCATCGAGATTAATTGTCGACAAGGTAAACTCAAGCCCTTTATTCTCAAGGCTTCCAAAGTTTGCAGGTACTGTAGCATAACCTGTTGTGCCTGGCACCGCAACATCAAATAAAAGGCCTGTAGTTTTTTTCAGATAGGCATCTGCAGTGAAGCGGATTCTATCGTGGAGAAAAGCTAAATCAAGGCCTATATTGGTCTGTTTTGTGGTTTCCCATCTCAAAGAAGCATTGGGTACACCATTGCTAACAATGGCAACATTGCCCAAATAAGTGCCTGGGGTATAAAAGGAGCCTTGCCAGGCGTAATTTCCGATCGACTGATTTCCGGTAACGCCAAAACTTCCCCGCAGCTTGGCATCAGATATAAAAGTGATTTTTTTAAACCAATCCTCCTGCGAAAGTCTCCAGCCGCCAGAAAAGGAAGGAAAATAACCAAAGCGGTTTTGGGCACCAAACCTTGATGATCCATCTGCCCGCATAACCGCAGAAAACAGGTATTTGCCTTTATAATCATAGTTGGCCCTGCTAAAATAGGAAAGCAGGCTATTTTCTTCTATATTTTGATTGTACAAGGATACCACCGAAGTTCCGTTTATAGAGGTGATGGTTGCATCAATCAATCCCCTTCCAATCACATCCACAATGTTATCGGTAAATTTTTGATAAGACTGGCCCAATAAAAATGTAAAATGGTGGTTGTTTGCAATGGTTGTCCTATAATTTAAAGTATTCTC from Flavobacterium sp. W4I14 includes these protein-coding regions:
- a CDS encoding hypothetical protein (product_source=Hypo-rule applied; cath_funfam=2.60.40.1140; pfam=PF16184; superfamily=49478); protein product: MFTIPALLLQTIYSFSAHLGENKDWTESTITWNNAPTYNSVAMSTIPVPGATVGWVSFDVTSAVSQLYANNGSFINVFLRHNVDNFIKLRPREFSSGSFAAYIAVTSPPITLLKLGQVSPLNVSASKPIVPLTATNLQMTGTDDKNITYTVKQVPTAGYLVKYGVPLSANASFSQADIAKGAVKYLYGGTGNADKIVFEARDHNGGYFANELSLDIVIN
- a CDS encoding hypothetical protein (product_source=Hypo-rule applied; cleavage_site_network=SignalP-noTM; superfamily=82153); this encodes MKNLKLYLKTLFFCTGLMVAAGCSKFELLKNEDSNGAAAGANLKAQTIKQFLLTDHSTDLTELDLFSAAVKRAGLLDLFGTGDSYTSVFLTNPAMKQLLATIGYTSVDQVPPIILKNLLEDLIIKGKLKSTDIGLGESRKLETINGNFIYYSRSSSSSDQYILTINQNSSLSSTAAVVRSQDLEFSNGVAQVTAQFTFYRLLDEKADDAIPGGNVVTEKINVTKDVYIRGGNGNNNANFNDAATMDLKAVSSADATVGRIGVMQFPLTKPGFGDKIGAAKMFVYVYNTGLTASNHLLFFCTPGRE
- a CDS encoding TonB-linked SusC/RagA family outer membrane protein (product_source=TIGR04056; cath_funfam=2.170.130.10,2.60.40.1120; cleavage_site_network=SignalP-noTM; ko=KO:K21573; pfam=PF00593,PF07715,PF13715; superfamily=49464,56935; tigrfam=TIGR04056), coding for MKKIYMMAVVALFSIWNAAAQVSTAPVPTFMLTGKVSEDKTNDGLIGVSIRVQGTNVGTATDKNGNFSIRVSQGAIITFNYLGYKNQTINIGERKTLDIKLTPNAQQLGEVTINVGYGTQKVKEITGAVGSISAKQMDSHALGDVNSSLQGKIAGLQITSNSGEPGAGATVRIRGASSVNGSSQPLYIVDGIPINSDTYAGGLVDDASTFSPLADLNPQDIESIEVLKDGTASIYGSRASNGVIIITTKSGKNAKKPEIQVSANGSVADITRKIGVLNASQFRSAFIDAIYNFTGAQTTKVSVIDSLHPNYSQPNNWQDLMYRSAYQYKADVSIKGASKENNMNYFISAGYKDIDPIIINTKFKQAFASAKVYYTINKSISGNTNFNISTNNYNRILSGLSNQSAIYQALSTMPVYTPYDPVTGQLIPLLEGSKPNPIAISELAANKINRWRVFGNQDVRVKIIKDLEFKTSLGLDYSNTEETNFTPQALLPQGQISSSYLTTGKNYSFINENTLNYRTTIANNHHFTFLLGQSYQKFTDNIVDVIGRGLIDATITSINGTSVVSLYNQNIEENSLLSYFSRANYDYKGKYLFSAVMRADGSSRFGAQNRFGYFPSFSGGWRLSQEDWFKKITFISDAKLRGSFGVTGNQSIGNYAWQGSFYTPGTYLGNVAIVSNGVPNASLRWETTKQTNIGLDLAFLHDRIRFTADAYLKKTTGLLFDVAVPGTTGYATVPANFGSLENKGLEFTLSTINLDGALKWNSTLTFSLNRNKVLSLPGNQDYRPNIYNMARVGETAGVFYGLKALGVYAYDADNVYQKNPTTGAVTPYRQGSANGAVYKGGDVIWEDVNGDGIINDADLQVIGNPNPDFTGGFQNEFTYKNFTLSTLITYSFGNDVFNEVKRNLDASPYDQNLTTDQLRRWRKQGDVTDVPRLVKTDPMLNYAISNRFVEDGSFIRLQNVALNYRIASKLLNKLKISNANIGFSVVNLLTFGSYTGYDPEVSSSTNALAVGVDRGAFPRTRTYNLSLNFSL
- a CDS encoding hypothetical protein (product_source=Hypo-rule applied; cath_funfam=3.30.390.30; ko=KO:K21572; pfam=PF07980; superfamily=48452), with the translated sequence MKDYKMYSFMLIGLLLLGSCKKALEIDPTTSYSSSNYWTETSQATAALFGAYNLLQGAMAPESVLYGEGRADNVALNPLALSSQTLNLLTNNLNSSLPITSWNGIYQVVNQSNLILKNTSEMKNKGLYLGKAADYSSVRGQAFAIRAFCYFYMTRIWGKLPLVTEPLTDANQNVSIARSDTTAVYARIQADLDSASLAAIPASYSTASATRAQFTLGAVNAIYTDFYMWRHQYQSALTASQKILSNSTYALTALYSASSTVDYNVNPALIDNTAYAQMFTKGFSTESIFEIDYNFSERATRSFLITVYGDLGFQPFFKASGYLSSKFTSTDLRSKVNFDTNSGIVKFFEKSGFVRGTQDDKNIIVYRLADIMLLRAEALNKTGDVAGAMTLVNQIRTRAGAVAYTPASYAGLTTDQIEDLILDERARELCYEGKRWYDLVRTGKALKVLGPINGISNPENFLWPINLTEIRLNPLLDQNSYYQ